One Bacteroidota bacterium genomic window carries:
- the rpsS gene encoding 30S ribosomal protein S19, translating to MSRSLKKGPFIDSKLEKRVLAMNESGKKQVMKTWSRRSVISPDFVGNTIAVHNGNKFIPVYVTENMVGHKLGEFSPTRVFRGHGGKQK from the coding sequence ATGAGTCGTTCGCTAAAAAAAGGACCATTCATCGATTCAAAACTCGAGAAAAGAGTGTTAGCGATGAACGAATCAGGAAAAAAGCAAGTGATGAAAACCTGGTCTCGCAGGTCAGTCATATCGCCTGATTTTGTTGGTAATACAATTGCAGTACATAACGGAAATAAATTTATTCCTGTTTATGTAACCGAGAATATGGTGGGCCATAAACTTGGAGAATTTTCTCCTACCCGCGTATTCAGAGGTCATGG
- the rplB gene encoding 50S ribosomal protein L2, whose product MAVKKFKPVTPGQRHKIISTYDEITSSTPEKSLLTPIKRSGGRNNTGKMTMRYIGGGHKRKYRAIDFFRSKDGISATVESIQYDPNRTALIALVVYEDGERNYILAPNGIKVGQVIRSGKGVAPEVGNALTLGEIPLGTLVHNIELYPGQGGVLARSAGSYAQLTSRDGKFAVVKLPSGESRMILTTCRATVGTLSNSDHGLEKSGKAGRSRWMGRRPRVRGVVMNPVDHPMGGGEGRASGGHPRSRNGIPAKGYKTRAPKKASDKYIIERRKTKN is encoded by the coding sequence ATGGCAGTTAAAAAATTTAAACCTGTAACACCAGGTCAGAGACATAAAATTATCAGTACATACGACGAAATTACGTCTAGTACTCCAGAGAAGTCATTGTTAACGCCGATCAAAAGAAGCGGTGGACGTAACAATACCGGAAAAATGACCATGCGCTACATTGGTGGTGGTCACAAGCGCAAATACCGTGCGATTGACTTTTTCCGTTCAAAAGATGGAATTTCTGCCACAGTAGAATCCATTCAGTATGATCCAAACCGCACTGCTCTTATTGCTTTGGTTGTGTATGAAGATGGTGAAAGAAACTACATACTCGCTCCAAACGGAATTAAAGTAGGACAAGTAATTCGCTCTGGAAAAGGAGTTGCTCCAGAAGTAGGTAACGCTCTTACCCTTGGTGAAATACCACTGGGTACCCTGGTGCACAACATTGAACTTTATCCGGGACAAGGTGGAGTATTAGCCCGTAGTGCTGGATCCTACGCTCAACTTACTTCAAGAGATGGAAAGTTTGCAGTGGTGAAATTGCCTTCCGGTGAATCGCGCATGATACTTACTACTTGTCGTGCCACTGTTGGAACGCTTTCGAACTCAGACCATGGCCTTGAAAAATCAGGTAAAGCTGGTCGAAGCCGTTGGATGGGTCGTCGTCCACGTGTAAGAGGTGTGGTTATGAACCCTGTTGATCACCCCATGGGTGGTGGTGAGGGCCGAGCTTCTGGAGGTCATCCGCGCAGCAGAAATGGTATTCCTGCAAAGGGTTACAAAACACGTGCTCCTAAAAAGGCATCGGATAAGTATATTATTGAAAGAAGGAAAACGAAAAATTAA
- the rplW gene encoding 50S ribosomal protein L23 — protein MDILLKPIVTEKMTALGDKLNQYGFLVERKANKIQIKKAIEEMYGVTVETVNTMIYAGKNKSRFTKTGVISGRKNSFKKALVTLAEGDSIDFYSNI, from the coding sequence ATGGATATCTTACTTAAGCCCATAGTAACGGAAAAAATGACTGCCCTTGGCGACAAGCTGAATCAGTATGGATTTCTGGTAGAAAGGAAAGCCAACAAAATTCAGATTAAAAAAGCCATTGAGGAAATGTACGGAGTTACAGTCGAAACCGTCAACACCATGATTTATGCTGGAAAGAATAAATCACGTTTTACTAAAACAGGTGTCATTTCCGGACGTAAAAATTCTTTTAAAAAGGCTTTGGTTACATTAGCCGAAGGCGATTCAATCGATTTCTATAGTAACATCTAA
- the rplD gene encoding 50S ribosomal protein L4 gives MELAVLNTAGKETGKKVSLEAEIFGIEPNDHAIYLDVKQYLAANRQGTHKSKERGEVSGSTRKIKRQKGTGTARAGSIKSPVFRGGGRMFGPRPRNYDFKLNKKVKQLARKSALAYKAKDNAILVIEDFNFETPKTKNYFAILNSLKISEKKSLVVLDGTDSNVYLSSRNLQNHMVVPVNELNTYDIMKCNSIVFSEGALKKLQTVE, from the coding sequence ATGGAACTAGCAGTATTAAATACCGCAGGAAAAGAAACCGGTAAAAAAGTATCGCTTGAGGCTGAAATATTTGGCATCGAACCAAATGATCATGCTATCTACCTCGATGTGAAACAATACCTGGCAGCTAACCGTCAGGGAACCCACAAATCGAAAGAGCGTGGAGAAGTATCAGGCAGTACACGCAAAATTAAACGTCAGAAAGGTACTGGTACAGCACGTGCCGGTAGCATCAAATCGCCTGTTTTTCGCGGAGGAGGCCGTATGTTTGGTCCACGTCCCCGTAACTACGATTTTAAGTTGAACAAAAAAGTAAAGCAACTGGCCCGTAAATCGGCACTTGCCTATAAAGCAAAAGACAATGCTATTCTGGTAATCGAAGATTTTAATTTCGAAACTCCAAAAACAAAGAACTATTTTGCTATTCTTAACAGCTTAAAAATCAGCGAAAAGAAATCACTTGTGGTTCTCGATGGCACCGATAGCAACGTATATCTTTCATCACGTAACCTGCAAAATCACATGGTAGTGCCTGTGAACGAGCTGAATACATACGATATTATGAAGTGCAACAGTATCGTATTTTCTGAAGGAGCACTTAAGAAATTGCAAACAGTAGAATAA
- the rplC gene encoding 50S ribosomal protein L3, which translates to MPGLIGKKVGMTSVFDENGNNIPCTVIEVGPCVVTQIKTIETDGYNAVQLAYDDKKEKNTPKAMLGHFKKAGTTPKRKVVELKGFVRDWKPGDIITVDYFKDDTWLDVKANSKGKGFQGVVKRHGFSGVNDATHGQHNRGRAPGSLGASSYPSRVFKGMRMAGQTGNTAVKVINLKVVKILSEQNLLMLKGSIPGATGSYVIIEK; encoded by the coding sequence ATGCCTGGATTAATAGGAAAAAAAGTTGGAATGACTTCTGTTTTCGATGAAAACGGTAACAATATACCTTGTACGGTAATTGAAGTAGGACCTTGTGTTGTTACCCAAATCAAGACTATCGAAACCGATGGTTACAATGCGGTGCAACTTGCATACGACGATAAAAAGGAGAAAAATACTCCTAAGGCTATGTTAGGCCATTTCAAAAAAGCCGGAACAACGCCTAAACGTAAAGTAGTAGAGCTAAAAGGTTTTGTGCGCGACTGGAAACCTGGTGATATAATCACTGTAGATTATTTTAAAGATGATACCTGGCTCGATGTTAAAGCCAATTCGAAAGGAAAAGGATTTCAGGGTGTGGTAAAACGTCATGGATTTTCCGGAGTAAACGATGCTACTCACGGTCAGCACAACAGAGGTCGTGCTCCCGGATCATTGGGTGCATCTTCTTATCCTTCAAGGGTATTCAAAGGAATGCGCATGGCAGGCCAGACAGGTAACACGGCAGTAAAGGTGATTAACCTTAAAGTGGTGAAAATTCTGTCCGAACAAAATTTATTAATGTTGAAAGGTTCTATTCCGGGAGCAACCGGATCGTACGTAATAATTGAGAAGTAA
- the rpsJ gene encoding 30S ribosomal protein S10: MSQKIRIKLKSYDHNLVDKSAEKIVKTVKTTGAVVSGPIPLPTHKRIYTVLRATFVNKKSREQFELSSYKRLLDIYSSTPKTIDALMKLELPSGVEVEIKV, translated from the coding sequence ATGAGCCAGAAAATCAGAATAAAACTAAAATCATACGATCACAACTTGGTTGACAAGTCGGCCGAGAAGATCGTAAAAACTGTAAAGACAACAGGTGCTGTAGTGAGCGGACCAATTCCACTGCCTACCCATAAACGCATCTATACAGTATTGCGGGCTACTTTTGTAAACAAAAAGTCGCGCGAGCAATTCGAGTTGTCATCGTACAAGCGTTTGCTTGACATTTACAGTTCGACACCCAAAACTATCGATGCGTTGATGAAGCTGGAGTTGCCGAGCGGTGTGGAAGTAGAAATCAAAGTGTGA
- the fusA gene encoding elongation factor G translates to MSSILNNTRNIGIMAHIDAGKTTTTERILFYTGLTHRIGEVHDGAATMDWMVQEQERGITITSAATTTFWKYHDQEYKINIIDTPGHVDFTVEVERSLRVLDGAVAVFCAVGGVEPQSETVWRQADKYEVPRIAFINKMDRTGADFFSVLHQMQERLGANAIPMQIPIGAEEKFEGVIDLIERRAIVWIEDPEMGMKYVYTEIPAEYIDTVEEWREKLIESVCETNDDLLERFLEDRSSISVEEFMEYTRKAVVHRKIVPVMCGAAFKNKGIQRLLDAVCALLPSPLDIGDVKGTHPHTGEEITRKPDPKEPLSALAFKIATDPFVGRLVFLRIYSGTLNGGDQVYNTRTDKKERINRLYQMHANKQNPKEKIEAGDICAGVGFKDLITGDTLCDLKHPIALESMTFPEPVIGIAIEPKTKGDIEKMGNALQKLAEEDPTFRIKTDEDSGQTIISGMGELHLEILIDRMKREFKVECNVGAPQVAYKERFVSTVLHREVFKKQSGGRGKFADIQVEVGPADEGVIGLQFIDEIKGGNIPREYIPSVQKGFEGALKNGVLAGYPLESLKVKLKDGSYHAVDSDQLSFEICARQAFKTALRKGKNVLLEPIMSVEVVTPEEYMGDIIGDFNRRRGQVEGMESRAGARVIKAKVPLSEQFGYVTVLRTISSGRATSTMEFSHYDVVSEGLAKDIIENLKGTK, encoded by the coding sequence ATGAGTTCAATTCTTAACAATACAAGAAATATAGGGATCATGGCCCACATAGATGCCGGTAAGACCACCACTACCGAACGCATCTTGTTTTATACAGGCCTTACCCACCGCATCGGAGAGGTACACGACGGTGCTGCTACCATGGACTGGATGGTTCAGGAGCAGGAGCGTGGAATTACCATCACCTCTGCTGCCACTACTACCTTTTGGAAATACCACGATCAGGAATACAAAATCAATATAATCGACACCCCTGGCCACGTTGACTTTACCGTTGAGGTAGAGCGTTCGTTACGTGTGCTTGATGGTGCAGTTGCAGTGTTTTGCGCTGTAGGCGGCGTGGAACCCCAATCTGAAACTGTTTGGCGTCAGGCCGACAAATACGAAGTTCCCCGTATTGCCTTTATCAACAAAATGGACCGTACAGGTGCCGATTTCTTCAGCGTATTGCATCAAATGCAAGAACGCCTGGGAGCAAATGCTATCCCTATGCAAATTCCTATTGGTGCAGAAGAAAAATTCGAAGGCGTAATTGATCTTATTGAACGCCGTGCTATTGTATGGATAGAAGATCCGGAAATGGGTATGAAGTATGTTTATACCGAAATACCTGCCGAATATATCGATACAGTTGAAGAATGGCGCGAAAAACTCATCGAGTCTGTTTGCGAAACGAACGATGATTTACTTGAAAGATTCCTCGAAGACCGTTCATCAATCTCGGTCGAAGAGTTTATGGAATACACCCGCAAGGCTGTTGTACATCGTAAAATTGTGCCGGTAATGTGTGGTGCTGCCTTCAAAAATAAAGGTATTCAGCGCCTGCTCGATGCAGTATGTGCATTATTGCCAAGCCCACTGGATATTGGCGATGTAAAAGGTACCCATCCGCATACTGGCGAAGAAATAACACGCAAGCCCGATCCAAAAGAACCTTTATCGGCACTTGCCTTTAAAATTGCAACAGATCCCTTTGTTGGTCGTCTTGTATTTTTACGCATCTATTCAGGAACTCTTAATGGTGGCGATCAGGTATACAATACACGTACCGATAAAAAAGAGCGCATCAACAGGCTCTATCAGATGCATGCCAACAAACAAAATCCAAAAGAAAAAATTGAAGCGGGTGATATCTGTGCCGGTGTAGGATTTAAAGATCTGATTACCGGAGATACGCTTTGCGATTTAAAACACCCCATTGCTCTCGAATCGATGACTTTCCCAGAGCCTGTTATTGGTATAGCTATTGAGCCTAAAACGAAGGGTGATATTGAAAAGATGGGTAATGCCCTTCAGAAATTAGCAGAAGAAGATCCTACTTTCCGCATAAAAACAGACGAAGATTCAGGACAAACCATTATAAGTGGTATGGGTGAATTGCACCTCGAAATCCTGATAGACCGTATGAAACGTGAGTTCAAAGTAGAATGTAACGTTGGAGCACCACAGGTAGCATACAAAGAGCGCTTTGTTTCTACCGTTCTTCACCGCGAAGTGTTCAAAAAGCAATCGGGTGGTCGTGGTAAGTTTGCCGACATACAAGTGGAAGTTGGCCCAGCTGATGAGGGTGTAATAGGTCTGCAGTTTATAGACGAAATTAAAGGCGGTAACATACCCCGCGAATACATACCATCAGTACAAAAAGGATTTGAGGGTGCACTTAAAAATGGTGTGTTGGCAGGATATCCTCTAGAAAGCCTTAAAGTGAAACTCAAAGACGGATCATACCACGCTGTTGACTCTGATCAATTATCATTCGAGATATGCGCCCGTCAGGCCTTTAAAACAGCTCTTCGTAAAGGAAAGAACGTATTACTCGAGCCCATTATGTCAGTAGAAGTAGTGACCCCTGAAGAGTATATGGGTGATATTATAGGCGATTTTAACCGTCGTCGTGGACAGGTAGAAGGCATGGAAAGCCGCGCCGGAGCAAGGGTAATTAAAGCTAAAGTACCTCTTTCAGAACAATTTGGATACGTAACCGTGTTACGTACCATTTCATCAGGAAGAGCAACCTCTACTATGGAATTTTCGCACTACGATGTTGTATCGGAGGGCCTTGCGAAAGACATAATTGAAAATTTAAAAGGAACGAAATAA
- the rpsG gene encoding 30S ribosomal protein S7, protein MRKAKPKRRILLPDPKFNDPFVTRFVNNMMQNGKKSIAYDIFYEALDKVAVKGKNIEGATPLEVWKKALENITPQVEVKSRRVGGATFQVPMEIRPERKVSYGMKNLILFAKKRSGRSMSDKLADEILAAFNEEGGAYKKKEDTHRMAEANKAFAHFRF, encoded by the coding sequence ATGAGAAAAGCAAAACCAAAACGGCGAATTCTTTTACCGGATCCAAAGTTTAATGACCCATTTGTAACCAGGTTTGTAAACAATATGATGCAAAACGGAAAGAAAAGTATTGCATACGATATTTTCTACGAAGCACTGGATAAAGTGGCCGTAAAAGGAAAAAACATCGAAGGTGCTACTCCGCTGGAAGTATGGAAAAAAGCATTGGAAAATATTACCCCTCAGGTAGAGGTAAAAAGCCGTCGGGTCGGCGGTGCAACCTTCCAGGTGCCAATGGAAATTCGTCCGGAACGTAAAGTATCTTATGGCATGAAAAATCTTATTCTTTTTGCCAAAAAGCGCAGCGGTCGTTCAATGTCCGATAAACTTGCCGACGAAATTTTAGCTGCTTTCAACGAAGAAGGTGGTGCCTACAAGAAAAAAGAGGATACTCACAGAATGGCCGAAGCTAACAAGGCCTTCGCACACTTCCGCTTCTAA
- a CDS encoding 30S ribosomal protein S12 — protein sequence MPTIQQLVRKGRKKILDKSKAPALDSCPQRRGVCVRVYTTTPKKPNSAMRKVARVRLTNQKEVNAYIPGEGHNLQEHSIVLIRGGRVKDLPGVRYHLIRGALDAAGVNGRSQRRSKYGTKRPKK from the coding sequence ATGCCAACTATACAACAGTTAGTTAGAAAGGGAAGAAAAAAGATACTTGATAAAAGTAAAGCACCCGCACTTGATTCCTGTCCACAACGCAGGGGAGTATGTGTGCGTGTATACACCACCACACCTAAAAAACCTAATTCAGCAATGCGTAAGGTTGCCAGGGTAAGATTAACCAACCAAAAAGAGGTTAATGCTTATATTCCAGGCGAAGGTCATAACCTTCAGGAGCACTCAATTGTGCTTATTCGTGGTGGCAGGGTAAAGGATCTTCCTGGTGTTCGTTACCACCTTATTCGTGGTGCGCTCGATGCAGCTGGTGTAAATGGCCGTTCGCAAAGACGTTCGAAATACGGAACAAAAAGACCTAAGAAGTAA
- the pssA gene encoding CDP-diacylglycerol--serine O-phosphatidyltransferase → MSISRYLWPNSITLLNLLCGSLAIITMFEGQLEHPFRPVVLLALAAIFDLADGLVARLLKATSDFGKQLDSLSDLVSFGLAPSIMMYKLLFLSFVDQSESSTFALDQAGIGEILLLGASLSLVLFAALRLARFNITSHSGNFFIGLPVPAAALSVVSVWIEFHQTDNEIMLDLILNPWVLVFILVLLSYLMISKIPMLSLKFKGLGFAENRWSYLLILGSLVFYILFGSSSLIFIMGYYLLLSFIWAFFKTTQ, encoded by the coding sequence ATGAGCATTTCGCGATACCTATGGCCGAACAGTATTACCCTTCTTAATTTATTATGTGGATCGTTAGCCATAATTACAATGTTCGAGGGTCAGCTGGAACATCCCTTCAGGCCTGTTGTGCTGTTAGCCTTGGCGGCTATTTTCGATTTGGCCGACGGACTGGTAGCCCGCCTTTTGAAAGCGACATCTGATTTTGGCAAACAACTCGATTCGCTTTCGGATTTGGTAAGCTTTGGGCTGGCACCTTCTATTATGATGTATAAGCTTTTGTTTCTGTCTTTTGTCGATCAGTCAGAATCTTCGACTTTTGCATTGGATCAGGCAGGTATTGGAGAAATTTTATTACTGGGTGCCTCTTTGTCACTGGTCTTGTTTGCAGCCTTGCGTTTGGCACGATTCAACATCACCAGTCATTCTGGCAATTTTTTTATTGGCTTGCCTGTTCCGGCTGCTGCGCTTTCAGTGGTTTCGGTGTGGATTGAATTTCACCAGACCGACAATGAAATTATGCTTGACCTCATCTTAAATCCATGGGTGTTGGTTTTCATACTGGTATTATTGTCATATTTAATGATCAGTAAAATTCCGATGCTCTCCTTAAAATTCAAGGGGCTTGGCTTTGCCGAAAACCGATGGAGTTACCTTTTAATACTTGGAAGCCTTGTATTTTATATTTTGTTTGGTTCATCGTCGCTTATATTTATAATGGGCTATTACTTATTATTGTCCTTTATATGGGCTTTCTTCAAAACCACCCAATAG
- a CDS encoding hydrolase, producing MKIAVDFDGTIVEHRYPLIGEEKLFAFETLKQLQKLGHQLLLWTFRHGSELDEAVEYCRKHGVEFYAVNKSYPEEEFDFDKMSRKIDADVFIDDRNIGGFIGWSEIWQILNPDSVDSEYNEISGLLNKSQKNVGSRLKKLFK from the coding sequence ATGAAAATTGCTGTTGATTTTGACGGTACCATTGTGGAACACAGATATCCGCTTATCGGAGAAGAGAAACTCTTTGCTTTCGAAACACTCAAACAACTTCAGAAATTAGGGCATCAGCTTCTGCTGTGGACTTTTCGGCATGGATCGGAATTGGACGAGGCTGTAGAGTATTGCCGGAAGCATGGCGTAGAATTTTATGCTGTCAACAAAAGCTATCCGGAAGAAGAGTTTGATTTTGACAAGATGAGCCGAAAGATTGATGCAGATGTGTTTATCGACGACCGCAACATTGGCGGATTCATTGGCTGGAGCGAAATTTGGCAGATACTAAACCCCGACTCGGTCGATTCGGAATACAACGAAATTAGTGGCCTTTTAAATAAAAGTCAGAAGAATGTGGGTAGCCGGTTAAAAAAACTCTTTAAATAA
- a CDS encoding glutaminyl-peptide cyclotransferase: MNHTFSNFKPAVLPAQIMAVLLGFILMFSCCSGNKTPKEKTKPATALIEQKIYKINSPTQGQIVKPDEDFSINLDGGAQPDSVIIMVNQRRQKLNETGTMSFKAQITDKLVGTREFQLKVHYSDSLSETHFIKLLVVSQTAPVQYKYKLIRSFPHDAAAYTQGLIYHNNILYESTGRKTQSSVRKIDPKTGDVLKKKLIEPEYFGEGIAIIDNELFMLTYVSQIGFVFDASSFDLIRKFNLQTREGWGLTSMNRQLVLSDGSANLYFYDPSYFSLMRQVEVCDQRGRVTNLNELEYTQHGIFANVYGENFIVLIDPETGILKGKVDLSNLFPPNVPETYDYVLNGIAYNQTSNTYYVTGKQWPVMHEIQILIE, from the coding sequence ATGAATCATACCTTTTCAAATTTCAAACCAGCGGTTTTACCAGCCCAAATAATGGCCGTTTTACTTGGCTTTATCTTAATGTTTTCTTGTTGCTCTGGAAATAAAACTCCAAAAGAAAAAACAAAACCAGCAACTGCTTTGATTGAGCAAAAGATTTACAAAATTAATTCTCCTACTCAGGGACAGATTGTAAAACCAGATGAAGACTTTTCTATAAACCTTGATGGGGGTGCTCAACCTGATAGTGTTATAATAATGGTAAATCAGCGCAGGCAAAAGTTAAATGAAACCGGAACCATGAGCTTTAAAGCCCAGATTACAGACAAGCTTGTCGGAACTCGCGAATTCCAGTTAAAAGTTCATTATTCCGACAGCCTTTCGGAAACACATTTTATTAAATTGCTTGTGGTATCCCAGACCGCTCCCGTGCAGTATAAATACAAACTGATCCGCAGCTTTCCTCATGATGCAGCAGCCTATACACAAGGACTAATCTACCATAACAATATTCTTTATGAGAGCACGGGTAGAAAAACCCAATCATCGGTTCGGAAAATAGACCCAAAAACAGGCGATGTTTTAAAGAAGAAATTAATCGAACCTGAATATTTTGGCGAAGGAATAGCGATAATAGACAATGAACTATTCATGCTAACATACGTGTCGCAAATAGGATTTGTGTTCGATGCAAGTAGTTTCGACCTAATCCGCAAATTCAACTTGCAAACCCGCGAAGGTTGGGGACTTACAAGCATGAACAGGCAATTGGTGCTAAGCGATGGTAGTGCCAACTTGTATTTTTACGATCCGTCTTATTTTAGTCTGATGCGTCAGGTAGAAGTATGCGACCAGAGAGGCAGAGTTACCAATTTAAATGAGTTGGAATATACACAGCATGGGATTTTTGCCAATGTCTATGGCGAAAACTTTATAGTGCTCATTGATCCTGAAACCGGAATTTTAAAAGGGAAAGTAGACCTTTCCAATCTTTTCCCACCGAATGTTCCGGAAACTTACGACTATGTATTAAACGGTATCGCCTATAACCAAACCAGCAATACATACTATGTCACTGGAAAACAATGGCCTGTTATGCATGAAATACAAATACTGATTGAATAA